From the Halalkalicoccus sp. CGA53 genome, one window contains:
- a CDS encoding cupin domain-containing protein, which translates to MAYRKVNYADVERVSGAMHFLREPLDCEQVGVTIAKCEPGWIGQKHDHAENCHEEVYVLIDGEASVVVDDEPVSLSPGDAVWIDHDSTRQIRNGDEESTFVLVSAPDLIEATGDNEMSWALAGFQG; encoded by the coding sequence ATGGCATACAGGAAGGTGAACTACGCCGACGTCGAGCGGGTCTCGGGGGCGATGCACTTCCTGCGCGAACCGCTCGACTGCGAACAGGTCGGCGTGACGATCGCGAAGTGCGAACCGGGCTGGATCGGCCAGAAACACGACCACGCGGAGAACTGCCACGAGGAGGTCTACGTGCTGATCGACGGCGAGGCGAGCGTCGTCGTCGACGACGAACCGGTCTCGCTCTCCCCCGGCGACGCCGTCTGGATCGACCACGACTCGACCCGACAGATCAGAAACGGCGACGAGGAGAGCACGTTCGTCCTCGTGAGCGCGCCCGACCTGATCGAGGCCACGGGCGACAACGAGATGAGCTGGGCGCTCGCGGGCTTTCAGGGCTAG
- a CDS encoding winged helix-turn-helix domain-containing protein, with product MEEPEAVGRIEPGGVSPTEAFSILGNGTRVAILQALWEGEEPMSFSDLREAVGVDKGNFNYHLNELSHFVRRREGGYELRETGTQVMRAVVAGTITEDPELGPVKAGHPCPFCGSSVELLYRNEHITVRCRDCAGVLGGDLPDGAFMHYAFPPAGLADRSLPEVVEAAHVLFEAHVATMMQGVCPACTARTEREVLVCEDHQIGAEGVCECCGSVPRIWATFTCRNCRYGRRAMLWLVAVYHPAAITALSERWEFDTFLELQRLLFSNPDYLASVSERVVSTDPLRLRVDLPTDSGALSLRYDEHLQVLDVTREG from the coding sequence ATGGAGGAACCGGAGGCCGTCGGACGCATCGAGCCGGGCGGGGTGAGTCCGACCGAGGCGTTCTCGATCCTCGGCAACGGGACCCGCGTCGCGATCCTCCAGGCGCTCTGGGAGGGCGAGGAGCCGATGAGCTTCTCCGACCTCCGGGAGGCCGTCGGCGTCGACAAGGGGAACTTCAACTACCATCTGAACGAGCTATCGCACTTCGTTCGCCGGAGGGAGGGGGGCTACGAACTCAGGGAGACGGGGACGCAGGTGATGCGTGCGGTCGTCGCCGGGACGATCACCGAGGACCCCGAACTCGGCCCCGTGAAGGCCGGCCACCCCTGCCCGTTCTGTGGCTCGTCGGTCGAGTTGCTGTACAGAAACGAACACATCACCGTCCGCTGTCGGGACTGTGCGGGCGTCCTCGGCGGAGACCTCCCCGACGGCGCGTTCATGCACTACGCCTTCCCGCCGGCGGGCCTCGCGGATCGGTCGCTCCCGGAGGTGGTCGAGGCTGCCCACGTCCTCTTCGAGGCGCACGTCGCGACGATGATGCAGGGGGTCTGTCCGGCCTGCACGGCACGGACCGAACGGGAGGTGCTCGTCTGCGAGGACCACCAGATCGGGGCCGAGGGCGTCTGTGAGTGCTGTGGCTCGGTCCCGCGGATCTGGGCGACGTTCACCTGTCGAAACTGCCGGTACGGACGCCGGGCGATGCTCTGGCTGGTCGCCGTCTACCACCCGGCGGCGATCACGGCGCTCTCCGAACGCTGGGAGTTCGATACGTTCCTCGAGCTCCAGCGACTGCTCTTTTCGAACCCGGACTACCTCGCGAGCGTCTCCGAGCGGGTGGTCTCGACCGACCCGCTCAGGCTCCGGGTCGACCTCCCCACCGACTCCGGGGCGCTCTCGCTCCGATACGACGAACACCTCCAAGTCCTCGACGTGACGCGAGAGGGGTGA
- a CDS encoding tRNA pseudouridine(54/55) synthase Pus10 has product MSVLEDARAVLAEEPCDACLGRVFADRSFGLTNDERGTALRVTVALEDDEPAEKPEAEDCWVCEGHSARFDEWADLVCEGLSGLDFATYQVGTRAPPLIEENERLLRESAGLPEDAGEPFKSEMNREVGKRVGARTGTEVDFERPDVLALLDVDRGVNDRREISSHAVEVQVNAAFVYGRYRKLERDIPQTEWPCTDCGATGIQLARGGGEEPCDGCDGTGYRYDRSVEGLTVPTVVEAMDGEEGVFHGAGREDVDALMLGTGRPFVIEVKNPRTRSPDVEALERTINEYADGAAEVEGLRLATHDMVERVKELEASKTYRMDVEFAEPVSDDALAGALAELDGATIEQDTPQRVSHRRANLTRTREVFAAEGELVDERHADLTVHGAGGLYVKELVSGDRGRTRPSLSEQLGVDAVVTALDVLAVEGEDEPFEHPDFFLDG; this is encoded by the coding sequence ATGAGCGTTCTGGAGGACGCGAGGGCGGTGCTCGCCGAGGAGCCATGCGACGCCTGTCTCGGCCGGGTGTTCGCCGACCGGAGCTTCGGGCTGACGAACGACGAGCGCGGGACGGCGCTCCGGGTGACGGTCGCCCTGGAGGACGACGAACCAGCGGAGAAACCCGAAGCGGAGGACTGCTGGGTCTGTGAGGGTCACAGCGCCCGGTTCGACGAGTGGGCCGACCTCGTCTGCGAGGGCCTCTCCGGTCTGGACTTCGCGACCTACCAGGTCGGCACCCGGGCGCCGCCGCTGATCGAGGAGAACGAGCGGCTCCTGCGGGAGTCGGCCGGACTGCCCGAGGACGCCGGCGAGCCGTTCAAGTCCGAGATGAACCGGGAGGTGGGAAAGCGCGTCGGCGCGCGGACCGGAACCGAAGTCGACTTCGAGCGGCCGGACGTGCTCGCGCTGCTCGACGTGGATCGAGGAGTGAACGACCGAAGGGAGATCTCCTCGCACGCCGTCGAGGTACAGGTGAACGCGGCGTTCGTCTACGGGAGATACCGAAAGCTCGAACGCGACATCCCCCAGACCGAGTGGCCGTGTACCGACTGCGGGGCGACCGGGATCCAGCTGGCTCGGGGCGGTGGCGAGGAGCCCTGTGACGGCTGTGACGGGACGGGCTACCGCTACGACAGGAGCGTCGAGGGACTCACCGTTCCGACGGTGGTGGAGGCGATGGACGGCGAAGAGGGTGTCTTCCACGGTGCAGGACGCGAGGACGTCGATGCGCTGATGCTCGGGACGGGCCGACCGTTCGTGATCGAGGTGAAAAACCCCCGAACACGCTCGCCCGATGTAGAGGCACTCGAACGGACGATCAACGAGTACGCCGACGGCGCGGCAGAGGTCGAGGGCCTTCGCCTCGCGACTCACGACATGGTCGAACGGGTGAAGGAGCTGGAGGCGTCGAAGACCTACCGGATGGACGTCGAGTTCGCCGAACCCGTGAGCGACGACGCGCTCGCCGGAGCGCTCGCCGAGTTGGACGGGGCCACGATCGAACAGGACACCCCACAGCGCGTCTCGCACCGCCGGGCGAACCTCACCCGTACCCGCGAAGTCTTCGCCGCCGAGGGCGAGCTGGTCGACGAGCGCCACGCGGACCTGACGGTCCACGGCGCGGGCGGGCTCTACGTGAAGGAGCTCGTGAGTGGCGACCGGGGACGGACGCGACCGAGTCTCTCCGAACAGCTCGGCGTCGATGCGGTCGTGACGGCGCTCGACGTGCTCGCGGTCGAGGGTGAGGACGAGCCGTTCGAGCACCCCGACTTCTTCCTCGACGGATGA
- the tgtA gene encoding tRNA guanosine(15) transglycosylase TgtA, giving the protein MRDIFEVRGQDAAGRLGTLSVPRAGLTVETPALLPVVNPHLQTVAPRRLADEFGAEILITNSYILHGSDDLREEVTERGLHDLLDFPGAIMTDSGSFQLAEYGEIDVTSEEILAFQREIGSDIGTPVDIPTPPDVDRERAVEELRITQDRLERAEGFDAGDMLLSAPIQGSTQLDLRTEAARHAYGTDLDVFPVGAVVPLMNAYRFDDVVEVVAAAKGGLGADAPVHLFGAGHPMLFALAVACGCDLFDSAAYALYARDGRYLTVRGTRHLDELTEFPCACSVCTEHTPESLRERSNRDRERLLAEHNLHVSFAEIRRIKAAIRSGTLLELVETRARAHPTMLDGYRALVGHAEWLEASDPASKDAFFYLSDESARRPEVLRHHDRLSRLSVPDRLLLVAEDTPASTEGFDEVWTLRPPLGPVPPELTETYPCNAELPARLDTDAYEAAAEGITALSTAHPDLEITLVHDGWPASARSRLPEGVECARAEPTDSSATGAEKGQ; this is encoded by the coding sequence ATGCGCGATATCTTCGAGGTACGCGGACAGGACGCCGCCGGACGCCTCGGCACGCTCTCGGTGCCCCGAGCGGGGCTCACCGTCGAGACGCCCGCGCTGCTCCCCGTGGTGAACCCCCACCTCCAGACGGTCGCCCCGCGACGGCTCGCCGACGAGTTCGGCGCGGAGATCCTCATCACGAACTCCTACATCCTCCACGGCAGCGACGACCTGCGCGAGGAGGTTACGGAGAGAGGACTCCACGACCTGCTCGACTTCCCCGGCGCGATCATGACCGACTCGGGTTCGTTCCAGCTCGCGGAGTACGGCGAGATCGACGTCACCTCGGAGGAGATCCTCGCCTTCCAGCGCGAGATCGGTTCGGACATCGGAACTCCGGTGGACATCCCGACGCCGCCGGACGTCGACCGCGAGCGGGCCGTAGAGGAGCTCCGGATCACACAGGACCGTCTTGAGCGGGCGGAGGGCTTCGACGCGGGTGATATGCTTCTCTCCGCGCCGATCCAGGGCTCGACACAGCTCGACCTCCGGACCGAGGCCGCCCGCCACGCCTACGGGACCGACCTCGACGTCTTCCCCGTCGGCGCGGTCGTCCCGCTGATGAACGCCTACCGGTTCGACGACGTGGTCGAGGTCGTCGCCGCCGCGAAAGGCGGACTCGGTGCGGACGCCCCGGTCCACCTCTTCGGGGCGGGCCACCCGATGCTGTTCGCGCTCGCGGTCGCCTGCGGCTGCGACCTCTTCGACTCGGCGGCCTACGCCCTCTACGCCCGCGACGGCCGTTATCTCACGGTCCGGGGTACCCGCCACTTGGACGAGCTAACGGAGTTTCCCTGTGCCTGTTCGGTCTGTACCGAACACACGCCGGAGTCGCTGCGCGAGCGGTCGAACCGCGACCGGGAACGGCTGCTCGCCGAGCACAACCTCCACGTCTCGTTCGCAGAGATCCGACGGATCAAGGCGGCGATCCGGTCCGGCACCCTGCTCGAACTCGTCGAGACGCGCGCCCGGGCGCACCCGACGATGCTCGACGGCTACCGCGCGCTGGTAGGGCACGCGGAGTGGCTCGAAGCGAGCGACCCGGCCTCGAAGGACGCCTTCTTCTACCTCTCGGACGAGAGCGCCCGTCGGCCCGAAGTGCTGAGACACCACGACCGTCTCTCGCGGCTCTCGGTCCCGGATCGGCTCCTCTTGGTCGCGGAGGATACCCCGGCGAGTACGGAAGGGTTCGACGAGGTCTGGACCCTGCGCCCACCGCTCGGTCCCGTCCCTCCCGAACTCACGGAGACCTATCCGTGCAACGCGGAGCTCCCCGCCCGACTCGACACGGATGCGTACGAGGCCGCCGCGGAGGGGATCACGGCGCTGTCCACCGCGCATCCCGACCTTGAGATCACGCTCGTCCACGACGGCTGGCCGGCCTCGGCGCGTTCGCGGCTCCCCGAGGGTGTCGAGTGCGCTCGGGCGGAACCGACGGATAGTTCCGCGACAGGGGCCGAGAAGGGGCAATGA
- the rnhB gene encoding ribonuclease HII: MRFGADEAGRGPVLGPMVAAAVAVDGLELLPEEIDDSKRLTPTRRESLSKALGAAEGVEIGISVVPVERIDDPETDMNTLTVEAQTAAIGEVVAGGERGIVDACDTDPERFARRVGKRLPADVSLVAEHGADARHREVAAASVVAKVERDERIGALTEEYGPVGSGYPGDPATREFLARVVDETGDLPACARRSWSTCEDVLAAARQRALSEFV; encoded by the coding sequence ATCCGGTTCGGGGCGGACGAGGCGGGGCGTGGGCCCGTCCTCGGCCCGATGGTCGCGGCGGCGGTCGCCGTCGACGGGCTCGAGCTACTCCCGGAGGAGATCGACGATTCGAAACGGCTCACGCCGACTCGTCGCGAGTCGCTCTCGAAGGCGCTCGGTGCAGCCGAGGGGGTCGAGATCGGGATTTCCGTCGTCCCAGTCGAGCGGATCGACGACCCGGAGACAGACATGAACACGCTGACCGTCGAGGCGCAGACGGCGGCGATCGGGGAGGTCGTCGCCGGCGGCGAGCGCGGGATCGTCGACGCCTGCGACACGGATCCGGAACGCTTCGCCCGTCGTGTCGGGAAGCGGCTCCCGGCCGACGTCTCGCTGGTCGCCGAACACGGTGCGGACGCCCGGCACCGAGAAGTCGCCGCCGCGAGCGTCGTCGCGAAGGTCGAGCGAGACGAACGGATCGGCGCGCTCACCGAGGAGTACGGTCCGGTCGGCAGCGGCTATCCGGGCGATCCGGCCACGAGGGAGTTCCTCGCGCGCGTCGTGGACGAGACCGGCGACCTCCCGGCGTGTGCGAGGCGGTCGTGGTCGACCTGTGAGGACGTGCTCGCTGCGGCCCGCCAGCGTGCGCTCTCCGAGTTCGTGTAG
- a CDS encoding NUDIX hydrolase, translating to MDDPLAWETLDRRITYRCPGFDVVTEDVRLPDGEETEFDYLSEPESVCILPFTPEGDVVCIEEWRQAVSRVSYGLPVGGVEPGDTDLEAAAGRELAEETGHEAESLSPLLTVEPANGIADSVMHFFVARGCRDRAEQRLDFDESIRVSTTTFPDLREAVAAGEVRDGRTVLALSYYEAFAGR from the coding sequence ATGGACGACCCGCTCGCCTGGGAGACGCTCGACCGACGGATCACCTACCGCTGTCCCGGCTTCGACGTCGTCACCGAGGACGTCAGACTACCCGACGGGGAAGAGACGGAGTTCGACTACCTCTCGGAGCCCGAGAGCGTCTGTATCCTGCCGTTCACGCCCGAGGGAGACGTGGTCTGCATCGAGGAGTGGCGACAGGCCGTCTCGCGGGTGAGCTACGGTCTCCCGGTCGGCGGGGTCGAACCCGGGGACACGGACCTGGAGGCGGCTGCCGGTCGCGAGCTGGCCGAGGAGACGGGCCACGAAGCGGAGTCGCTCTCTCCCTTGCTCACCGTCGAGCCCGCCAACGGTATCGCGGACTCGGTGATGCACTTCTTCGTCGCCCGGGGCTGTCGCGACCGCGCCGAACAGCGACTCGACTTCGACGAGAGCATCCGCGTCAGCACCACGACGTTTCCCGACCTCCGCGAGGCGGTCGCCGCGGGCGAAGTGAGAGATGGAAGAACGGTACTCGCGCTCTCGTACTACGAGGCGTTCGCCGGTCGATGA
- a CDS encoding helix-turn-helix transcriptional regulator has product MGRGSSPDSGGREGALEDVAFLARSSNRLALLRMLGEGPHDRRELRETTSMSAPTLARILGEFEDHGWIERDGGSYRATTAGRLVAGGVLAAVDRADAVRRLRPLLRAVPTDGPELDVEALSNARVTVAEPSSPLGPANRFASLTRESETLREFNAASVQFFDASVLRTRVEEGRRTELLYERGVVEALLSDHPELLAALIDSPAVEVSLRESVPFGLSLFDDRIGVCGYDRESGALTVFVDTDDYEARRWAERLYESVRSEAMPITNPDPTAIEPSPTRPPETPVEFGPVPLDR; this is encoded by the coding sequence ATGGGACGAGGTAGTTCTCCGGATTCTGGAGGGAGGGAGGGTGCACTGGAGGACGTGGCGTTCCTCGCGCGCTCGTCGAACCGGCTCGCGCTCCTCCGCATGCTCGGCGAAGGGCCACACGACAGACGCGAACTCCGGGAGACGACCTCGATGAGCGCGCCGACGCTCGCACGTATCCTCGGTGAGTTCGAGGATCACGGCTGGATCGAACGCGATGGGGGGTCCTACCGCGCCACGACCGCCGGCAGGCTCGTCGCGGGTGGTGTGCTCGCGGCGGTCGACCGTGCCGACGCGGTCCGCCGGCTTCGCCCGCTGTTGCGAGCGGTTCCGACGGACGGGCCAGAACTGGACGTCGAGGCGCTTTCGAACGCTCGGGTCACGGTCGCCGAGCCCAGTTCGCCGCTCGGACCTGCGAACCGGTTCGCCTCGCTCACGAGGGAGAGCGAGACGCTTCGCGAGTTCAACGCGGCGTCGGTCCAGTTCTTCGACGCAAGCGTGCTCCGAACCCGCGTCGAGGAGGGGCGACGGACGGAGCTGCTCTACGAGCGCGGCGTCGTCGAGGCGCTGCTCTCCGACCATCCGGAGCTCTTGGCCGCGCTGATCGACAGCCCAGCGGTCGAGGTCTCGCTCCGGGAGTCGGTCCCGTTCGGGCTCTCGCTGTTCGACGACCGGATCGGGGTGTGCGGCTACGACCGCGAGAGCGGGGCACTCACCGTCTTCGTCGACACCGACGACTACGAGGCGAGACGGTGGGCCGAGCGCCTCTACGAGAGCGTTCGATCCGAGGCGATGCCGATCACGAACCCCGACCCCACGGCGATCGAGCCCTCCCCGACGCGACCGCCCGAGACGCCCGTCGAGTTCGGACCCGTGCCGCTCGACCGCTGA
- a CDS encoding CHY zinc finger protein has translation MNVHGHPVGGVDVGPETRCEHHHTARDVIAIRFRCCLTYYPCFACHETSADHEAERWSREQWDREAVLCGVCGTELTIREYLDSPARCPTCEATFNPGCVAHHDRYFEP, from the coding sequence GTGAACGTCCACGGCCACCCGGTCGGGGGTGTCGACGTCGGGCCCGAGACCCGGTGTGAGCACCACCACACCGCCCGCGACGTGATCGCGATCCGCTTTCGATGTTGTCTCACCTACTACCCCTGTTTCGCGTGCCACGAGACGAGCGCGGACCACGAGGCCGAGCGCTGGTCACGCGAGCAGTGGGATCGGGAGGCGGTGCTCTGTGGGGTCTGTGGGACCGAACTCACGATCCGAGAGTACCTCGACTCCCCCGCTCGCTGTCCGACCTGCGAGGCGACGTTCAACCCCGGGTGTGTCGCTCACCACGACCGCTACTTCGAGCCCTGA
- the arcS gene encoding archaeosine synthase subunit alpha, producing the protein MTEFFEVHERDGAARLGELRLAESLPTPALADNVLRDAGSLWEAEHEHPEGSEEHVTMLPHRGFPPGTDPEVEAAFAVDYPETEFASGAVVSPGTARDHGADVYALSTAQGVVGHASAFVETILELKEATPADTALYLSGVATPANAALLAYAGIDLVDAVRAAVRGTEGRYLSTDGAQFLSDLEELPCPCPACARPISEFTREHCAEHNANALRAELARVRARIREGTLRNYVEGQVRHSTWQTAAFRTLDTQWGYLEERTPIYRRSGLLATTEDALHRVEIQRFADRVTARYRSRFDAPLVLVPCSATKPYSDSQSHGQFHDAIRYRGHVVSMTSPIGVVPQELECTYPAQHYDSAVTGRWSEEEIGFVAEVLERYLTRNEYPRVIAHVPEEGYREIVERATGALGIDPEFTVEDHPTTDESLTSLSVALSGEPQYRKRERQHNTVKALADVQFGEGAGETLFPDIVTESRYPKLRAHDRDGDQLAAMVPQYGTLSLTLAGARRWVESEVAVKRVAIDGFVPRGTVLAPGVLDADPEIRVGDEVVVEGPRAFAIGRAEMFGREMAESTRGVAVDVRHVEER; encoded by the coding sequence ATGACCGAGTTCTTCGAGGTCCACGAGCGCGACGGCGCGGCGCGGCTGGGCGAACTCCGCCTCGCCGAGTCGCTCCCGACACCGGCGCTCGCCGATAACGTCCTCCGGGACGCGGGAAGCCTCTGGGAAGCAGAGCACGAGCACCCGGAGGGGAGCGAGGAGCACGTCACGATGCTTCCCCACAGAGGGTTCCCGCCGGGGACCGACCCCGAGGTCGAGGCGGCGTTCGCCGTCGACTACCCAGAAACCGAGTTCGCGAGCGGCGCGGTCGTCTCGCCGGGCACCGCACGGGACCACGGCGCGGACGTCTACGCGCTCTCGACGGCCCAGGGCGTGGTCGGCCACGCGAGCGCGTTCGTCGAGACGATACTCGAACTCAAGGAGGCGACCCCCGCCGACACCGCGCTCTACCTCTCGGGCGTCGCGACGCCCGCGAACGCCGCGCTGCTCGCCTACGCCGGGATCGACCTGGTCGACGCCGTCCGCGCGGCCGTCCGCGGCACCGAAGGACGGTACCTGTCGACCGATGGAGCGCAGTTCCTCTCGGATCTTGAGGAACTCCCGTGCCCGTGTCCAGCCTGTGCCAGACCGATCTCGGAGTTCACCCGCGAGCACTGCGCGGAGCACAACGCGAACGCCCTACGTGCCGAACTCGCGAGGGTCCGGGCACGGATCAGGGAGGGAACTCTGAGGAACTACGTCGAGGGGCAGGTCAGACACAGCACGTGGCAGACGGCGGCCTTCCGGACGCTCGACACGCAGTGGGGCTACCTCGAGGAACGGACGCCGATCTACCGTCGCTCCGGACTGCTCGCGACGACCGAGGACGCCCTGCACAGGGTAGAGATCCAGCGCTTCGCCGACCGGGTGACCGCTCGATACCGGAGCCGGTTCGACGCCCCCCTCGTCCTCGTTCCCTGCTCGGCGACGAAGCCCTACAGCGACTCCCAGAGCCACGGCCAGTTCCACGACGCGATCCGGTACAGAGGCCACGTCGTCTCGATGACCTCGCCGATCGGGGTCGTCCCACAGGAACTCGAGTGTACCTACCCCGCCCAGCACTACGATTCTGCAGTAACTGGCCGGTGGTCCGAAGAGGAGATCGGCTTCGTCGCCGAGGTGCTCGAGCGATACCTCACGCGCAACGAGTACCCGAGAGTGATCGCACACGTCCCGGAGGAGGGGTACAGAGAGATCGTCGAACGCGCGACGGGGGCGCTCGGGATCGATCCTGAGTTCACCGTCGAAGACCACCCGACGACCGACGAGTCGCTGACGAGCCTGAGCGTGGCGCTCTCCGGCGAGCCCCAGTACCGGAAGCGAGAGCGCCAGCACAACACTGTCAAAGCGCTCGCGGACGTCCAGTTCGGCGAGGGTGCTGGCGAGACGCTCTTTCCGGACATCGTGACCGAGAGCCGCTACCCGAAGCTGCGGGCGCACGACCGGGATGGAGACCAGCTGGCGGCGATGGTCCCGCAGTACGGGACGCTCTCACTCACGCTCGCCGGGGCTCGGCGGTGGGTCGAGAGCGAGGTGGCCGTGAAACGGGTGGCGATCGACGGCTTCGTCCCGCGCGGGACGGTGCTCGCGCCGGGGGTCCTCGACGCGGACCCCGAGATCAGGGTCGGGGACGAGGTCGTCGTCGAGGGTCCGCGCGCGTTCGCGATCGGGCGGGCGGAGATGTTCGGCAGGGAGATGGCCGAGAGCACGCGCGGCGTAGCGGTCGACGTCCGTCACGTCGAGGAGCGGTAG
- the trmY gene encoding tRNA (pseudouridine(54)-N(1))-methyltransferase TrmY yields the protein MRRFIVIGHDAPTTDAFSLDDLAGGAGRLDVLCRCVSSSFFLSHAIREEIGLFLVLSDEFTVRFEGSELRRLNPDERSTAALIRAALAAREEAIGHVEVESTPGVFLSRRGFADVLDAVGGTVIQLHEDGTPISEAEIPENPTFVLSDHHDFTECEAERLSERADARLSVGPEALHANHAITVVHNWLDTGGFANY from the coding sequence ATGCGCCGGTTCATCGTCATCGGACACGACGCACCGACCACCGACGCGTTCTCGCTCGACGACCTCGCCGGGGGTGCGGGCCGCCTCGACGTGCTCTGTCGGTGCGTCTCGTCGAGTTTCTTCCTCTCGCACGCCATTCGCGAGGAGATCGGGCTCTTTCTCGTGCTCTCCGACGAGTTCACGGTCCGCTTCGAGGGATCGGAACTCAGACGACTGAACCCCGACGAGCGCTCGACGGCCGCGCTGATCCGTGCTGCACTCGCCGCCCGTGAGGAGGCGATCGGTCACGTGGAGGTCGAGAGCACGCCCGGCGTGTTCCTCTCCCGACGCGGGTTCGCAGACGTACTCGACGCCGTCGGAGGGACCGTGATTCAGCTCCACGAGGACGGTACACCGATTTCGGAGGCCGAGATACCAGAGAACCCGACGTTCGTACTCTCGGACCACCACGACTTCACCGAGTGCGAGGCGGAACGGCTCTCGGAACGGGCGGATGCCAGGCTCAGCGTCGGTCCGGAGGCGTTACACGCGAACCACGCGATCACGGTGGTTCACAACTGGCTGGACACCGGTGGCTTCGCGAACTACTGA
- a CDS encoding DUF7511 domain-containing protein produces the protein MTTRAHATDPASSRPRVEPEPSSDHPASALRTDVVRYSGEADRCTISPRDCDDDDRLVTWISVDLEAVVDLGAVR, from the coding sequence ATGACGACTCGTGCCCACGCCACCGATCCCGCGTCGTCCCGCCCCCGCGTCGAACCGGAGCCATCGTCGGACCACCCCGCGAGCGCCCTCAGGACGGACGTGGTTCGCTACAGCGGCGAGGCCGACCGGTGTACGATCTCCCCCCGGGACTGCGACGACGACGATCGACTGGTGACCTGGATCAGCGTCGACCTCGAGGCCGTCGTGGACCTCGGGGCCGTCCGGTAG
- a CDS encoding Lrp/AsnC family transcriptional regulator, which yields MSGDCVSKVDREILYLLQKNARYTATEIGASIGVSDTTVRNRLRDLEEGSVVRGYRPIVDYERAGFHRPFHLTCTAPITERERIAEEAARIPGVVRVSERTTGRENLLVEVVGEHADDVTEVARRLDALGARIEEEAIVRATYRSPLQHLAPERSTERE from the coding sequence ATGTCCGGAGACTGCGTCTCGAAGGTCGACCGGGAGATCCTCTACCTGCTCCAGAAGAACGCCCGGTACACCGCGACCGAGATCGGCGCGTCGATCGGTGTATCCGATACGACGGTCAGAAACCGCCTCCGGGATCTGGAGGAGGGCAGCGTCGTCCGGGGTTACCGTCCGATCGTCGACTACGAGCGGGCGGGGTTTCACCGGCCGTTCCACCTCACCTGTACCGCACCGATCACCGAGCGCGAGCGGATCGCGGAGGAGGCGGCACGGATTCCTGGTGTCGTGCGCGTCTCGGAACGGACGACCGGGCGGGAGAACCTCCTCGTCGAGGTCGTCGGCGAGCACGCGGACGACGTGACCGAGGTCGCCCGACGACTCGACGCCCTCGGCGCGAGGATTGAGGAGGAGGCGATCGTCCGGGCGACGTATCGGTCGCCGCTCCAGCACCTCGCTCCGGAACGGTCGACCGAGCGCGAGTGA
- a CDS encoding HalOD1 output domain-containing protein, producing the protein MGNEQWWGGSEDRTLSETVVFEVAALEGVDPLDLPPLFEAVDPESLDGLFSGRPSSYPGKPGDSHLTVRFVYHGYGITASNDGTLLVERLGAERDGSAHRAELRAEEVPTERLYGLDSSSRE; encoded by the coding sequence ATGGGCAACGAACAGTGGTGGGGCGGATCCGAGGACCGAACGCTCAGCGAGACGGTGGTGTTCGAGGTGGCAGCGCTCGAGGGGGTCGATCCGCTCGACCTCCCACCGCTGTTCGAGGCGGTCGATCCGGAGTCGCTCGACGGTCTGTTCTCGGGACGTCCCTCCTCGTACCCCGGGAAGCCGGGGGACTCACACCTCACGGTGAGGTTCGTCTATCACGGCTACGGGATCACGGCCAGTAACGACGGGACGCTCCTCGTCGAGCGTCTCGGTGCGGAACGGGACGGTTCGGCACACCGGGCGGAACTCCGGGCGGAGGAGGTGCCGACAGAGCGGCTTTACGGCTTGGACTCCTCCTCTCGGGAGTGA